The following proteins come from a genomic window of Musa acuminata AAA Group cultivar baxijiao chromosome BXJ1-7, Cavendish_Baxijiao_AAA, whole genome shotgun sequence:
- the LOC135679199 gene encoding probable monogalactosyldiacylglycerol synthase 1, chloroplastic isoform X2, whose protein sequence is MPPSSISQEPSSLLDLQCLLPLDSFLGRISFFPTSSSSSSSVPFGLPLCSAPPSRRNRRPAALASLSGGAPLSSSRLHRLWGEFNRFLRLHCERRVPIGFGSIGVSNDEIRLDGEGPAVVEDDGVPVNGVAEYERPKKVLILMSDTGGGHRASAEAIKAAFNQEFGDEYQVFVTDLWTDHTPWPFNQLPRSYNFLVKHGALWKMTYYGTAPRLVHQPHFAATSTFIAREVAKGLMKYQPDIIISVHPLMQHVPLRILRAKGLLKKIIFTTVVTDLSTCHPTWFHRLVTRCYCPSSEVTKRALKARLQPSQIKVYGLPVRPSFVKPVPPKAELRRESGMDEDLPAVLLMGGGEGMGPIEATARALGDTLFNENLGEPLGQILVICGRNKKLANRLQSIDWKIPVQAGPGTIAEAMIRGLPIILNDYIAGQEAGNVPYVVDNGCGKFSKSPKEIANIVAQWFGPKSDELRAMSQNALKLARPEAVFKIVHDLHELVRQRTLVPQYSCST, encoded by the exons ATGCCGCCCTCTTCCATCAGTCAGGAGCCATCCAGTCTCCTCGATCTCCAATGCCTTCTCCCCCTCGACTCCTTTCTAGGTCGAATTTCCTTTTTCCctacttcttcctcctcctcctcctccgtccccTTTGGCTTACCCTTGTGTTCCGCCCCCCCGAGCAGGAGGAACCGCCGGCCGGCCGCTCTCGCCTCGCTCTCCGGAGGGGCGCCGTTATCCTCGTCGAGGCTCCATCGCCTCTGGGGCGAGTTCAATCGGTTCTTGCGGCTCCACTGCGAGCGCCGTGTCCCGATTGGGTTCGGCTCGATCGGTGTCTCGAATGATGAGATCCGGTTGGATGGTGAGGGCCCCGCGGTCGTCGAGGACGACGGCGTGCCGGTCAATGGCGTGGCAGAGTACGAGAGGCCCAAAAAAGTTCTGATCTTGATGAGCGATACTGGCGGAGGACATCGGGCGTCGGCGGAAGCCATCAAGGCCGCCTTCAATCAGGAATTCGGAGACGAGTACCAG GTGTTCGTGACGGACCTGTGGACCGACCACACCCCATGGCCGTTTAATCAGTTGCCTAGGAGCTATAACTTCTTGGTAAAGCACGGTGCTTTATGGAAAATGACATACTATGGCACCGCCCCTCGCTTGGTGCATCAACCTCATTTTGCGGCAACCTCAACATTTATAGCTCG AGAAGTTGCCAAAGGGTTGATGAAGTACCAACCTGATATTATTATTAGTGTACATCCTCTAATGCAACATGTTCCGCTTCGTATCCTAAGGGCAAAAGGTCTGTTGAAGAAGATCATCTTTACTACGGTTGTGACAGATCTGAGCACATGCCACCCGACATG GTTCCATAGGCTCGTAACAAGATGCTACTGTCCTTCTTCTGAAGTGACAAAGAGGGCATTAAAGGCTAGACTGCAGCCTTCACAGATCAAGGTCTATGGCCTTCCAGTGCGTCCTTCTTTTGTTAAGCCAGTGCCACCTAAG GCTGAACTAAGAAGGGAGTCAGGCATGGATGAGGATTTACCTGCTGTTTTATTGATGGGAGGAGGGGAAGGAATGGGCCCTATCGAAGCTACTGCCAGGGCACTTGGTGATACATTGTTCAATGAGAATCTTGGAGAACCCTTAGGTCAGATCCTTGTAATCTGTGGTCGAAACAAAAAACTTGCCAACAGATTGCAGTCGATTGACTGGAAGATTCCTGTTCAG GCAGGACCAGGAACTATCGCAGAAGCCATGATCCGTGGTCTCCCTATTATTCTAAATGACTATATTGCAGGGCAG GAAGCTGGCAATGTTCCTTATGTTGTGGACAATGGATGTGGAAAGTTCTCAAAATCACCAAAAGAGATAGCAAACATTGTTGCACAGTGGTTTGGTCCAAAATCTGACGAGCTAAGAGCCATGTCTCAAAATGCTCTGAAATTAGCACGCCCAGAAGCGGTTTTTAAGATTGTTCATGATCTTCATGAGTTGGTGAGACAAAGAACTCTGGTGCCTCAGTACTCTTGTTCCACCTGA
- the LOC103992283 gene encoding AUGMIN subunit 8-like isoform X1 — protein sequence MLLKSAQREDTLRLPLVLSENNAMPIITSKPRAREVSSRYGAGMSSTTISNPSTPRRCSSPTASRTSPVRATSQTKRAQSAERRRPIASSPRFSTPTTPSSRPSTPSHPSSTLATPIRDTVTETHDKTRRLLSSKTPDGLWPSMRSLSSSFQSESVSVPDSKTEKVVAGSSSDHTVKPSANGAPERKRTPLRGRNTTENSCPMDNLNARVIDQHRWPGMLGRRVSANALARKVIPTDKISISASLSVPSRGVSPKRTTTYDSAARDFQQPLTEAARRPYPDGSGRMKQDAKLDVNTSSQLPERSSLVAWMSTTHSTPIKASQRSSSPSRILSLSLNTSRGMQSPSRTRLPTSISSSGNGASQACAVSSVLNYAVEVQKGKKNASHIEAAHQLRLLHNAVLQWQFVNAQADDTVSIQKNRAEKILYSASNTISKLRDFIIRKRNEVEHLRRQMKLVMILRNQVAYLDCWTQLEREYDSSLSESIEVFKASTLYLPVSRGARADVFSVKNAVSSAVDAMQAMGLSVCYLLSKVKNTQSMISELSVVSAKEMAMLAECRELLASVATMQVQESSLRTYLLQLRHDGYKMK from the exons ATGCTTCTGAAGTCAGCTCAAAGAGAAGATACTTTGAGGCTGCCGCTGGTTCTTTCTGAGAACAATGCAATGCCTATCATCACCAGCAAACCCCGGGCGAGAGAAGTTTCTTCTAGGTACGGTGCAGGGATGTCATCAACTACAATTTCCAACCCCAGTACTCCGAGACGATGCTCATCTCCAACTGCCAGTCGCACATCCCCTGTGCGGGCGACATCGCAAACGAAGCGAGCCCAATCAGCAGAGAGGAGAAGACCAATTGCCTCATCACCGAGGTTTTCAACACCCACAACCCCATCTTCTAGGCCTTCCACACCCTCTCATCCATCTTCAACTTTGGCAACACCCATTCGTGATACAGTGACAGAGACGCATGACAAAACCAGGCGGTTGCTCAGCAGCAAAACCCCTGATGGGTTGTGGCCTTCGATGCGTAGCCTGTCATCTTCATTTCAATCCGAGTCTGTATCAGTGCCTGATAGTAAGACGGAAAAAGTAGTTGCAGGTTCTTCCTCAGATCATACGGTAAAGCCTTCAGCCAACGGGGCACCAGAGAGGAAAAGGACCCCTTTGAGAGGGAGGAACACTACTGAGAACTCTTGTCCAATGGATAACTTGAATGCTAGGGTCATTGATCAACACCGGTGGCCTGGTATGCTGGGCAGGAGGGTGTCTGCAAATGCCTTGGCAAGAAAAGTGATACCAACAGACAAGATTAGCATATCTGCTTCTTTATCAGTTCCATCAAGAGGGGTTTCACCAAAGAGAACCACAACATATGATAGTGCAGCTAGAGATTTCCAGCAACCATTAACTGAGGCAGCCAGACGACCATATCCTGATGGAAGTGGAAGGATGAAGCAAGATGCAAAATTAGATGTAAATACTTCTTCACAACTTCCAGAGAGATCTTCCTTAGTAGCATGGATGAGTACCACTCATTCAACACCAATCAAAGCTTCACAACGCTCTTCATCACCAAGTAGGATTTTGTCATTGTCATTAAATACTTCCAGGGGCATGCAGAGTCCATCACGAACAAGACTGCCGACTTCTATTTCATCATCTGGCAATGGAGCTTCTCAAGCATGTGCTGTATCCTCTGTCCTTAATTATGCTGTAGAAGTTCAAAAGGGAAAGAAGAATGCGAGTCATATTGAAGCTGCCCATCAGCTGAGGTTGCTTCATAATGCAGTCTTGCAATGGCAATTTGTCAATGCTCAAGCCGATGACACTGTTTCCATTCAGAAAAATAGGGCAGAG AAGATTCTCTATTCTGCATCGAATACTATTTCAAAGTTGCGTGATTTCATTATTAGGAAAAGGAATGAAGTGGAGCATTTGAGACGACAGATGAAGTTGGTCATGATTTTGAGAAACCAA GTGGCATACCTTGACTGTTGGACACAATTGGAAAGAGAATATGATAGCTCCTTATCAGAATCAATTGAAGTTTTTAAGGCAAGCACACTATACCTTCCAGTGTCAAGAGGTGCAAGG GCAGATGTATTTTCTGTGAAGAATGCTGTTAGTTCAGCAGTTGATGCTATGCAAGCCATGGGTTTATCGGTTTGTTATTTGCTATCTAAG GTAAAGAATACACAGTCAATGATTTCTGAGCTTTCAGTTGTTTCCGCAAAAGAAATGGCTATGCTAGCTGAGTGTAGAGAAT
- the LOC135679199 gene encoding probable monogalactosyldiacylglycerol synthase 1, chloroplastic isoform X1 gives MPPSSISQEPSSLLDLQCLLPLDSFLGRISFFPTSSSSSSSVPFGLPLCSAPPSRRNRRPAALASLSGGAPLSSSRLHRLWGEFNRFLRLHCERRVPIGFGSIGVSNDEIRLDGEGPAVVEDDGVPVNGVAEYERPKKVLILMSDTGGGHRASAEAIKAAFNQEFGDEYQVFVTDLWTDHTPWPFNQLPRSYNFLVKHGALWKMTYYGTAPRLVHQPHFAATSTFIAREVAKGLMKYQPDIIISVHPLMQHVPLRILRAKGLLKKIIFTTVVTDLSTCHPTWFHRLVTRCYCPSSEVTKRALKARLQPSQIKVYGLPVRPSFVKPVPPKAELRRESGMDEDLPAVLLMGGGEGMGPIEATARALGDTLFNENLGEPLGQILVICGRNKKLANRLQSIDWKIPVQVKGFVTKMEECMGACDCIITKAGPGTIAEAMIRGLPIILNDYIAGQEAGNVPYVVDNGCGKFSKSPKEIANIVAQWFGPKSDELRAMSQNALKLARPEAVFKIVHDLHELVRQRTLVPQYSCST, from the exons ATGCCGCCCTCTTCCATCAGTCAGGAGCCATCCAGTCTCCTCGATCTCCAATGCCTTCTCCCCCTCGACTCCTTTCTAGGTCGAATTTCCTTTTTCCctacttcttcctcctcctcctcctccgtccccTTTGGCTTACCCTTGTGTTCCGCCCCCCCGAGCAGGAGGAACCGCCGGCCGGCCGCTCTCGCCTCGCTCTCCGGAGGGGCGCCGTTATCCTCGTCGAGGCTCCATCGCCTCTGGGGCGAGTTCAATCGGTTCTTGCGGCTCCACTGCGAGCGCCGTGTCCCGATTGGGTTCGGCTCGATCGGTGTCTCGAATGATGAGATCCGGTTGGATGGTGAGGGCCCCGCGGTCGTCGAGGACGACGGCGTGCCGGTCAATGGCGTGGCAGAGTACGAGAGGCCCAAAAAAGTTCTGATCTTGATGAGCGATACTGGCGGAGGACATCGGGCGTCGGCGGAAGCCATCAAGGCCGCCTTCAATCAGGAATTCGGAGACGAGTACCAG GTGTTCGTGACGGACCTGTGGACCGACCACACCCCATGGCCGTTTAATCAGTTGCCTAGGAGCTATAACTTCTTGGTAAAGCACGGTGCTTTATGGAAAATGACATACTATGGCACCGCCCCTCGCTTGGTGCATCAACCTCATTTTGCGGCAACCTCAACATTTATAGCTCG AGAAGTTGCCAAAGGGTTGATGAAGTACCAACCTGATATTATTATTAGTGTACATCCTCTAATGCAACATGTTCCGCTTCGTATCCTAAGGGCAAAAGGTCTGTTGAAGAAGATCATCTTTACTACGGTTGTGACAGATCTGAGCACATGCCACCCGACATG GTTCCATAGGCTCGTAACAAGATGCTACTGTCCTTCTTCTGAAGTGACAAAGAGGGCATTAAAGGCTAGACTGCAGCCTTCACAGATCAAGGTCTATGGCCTTCCAGTGCGTCCTTCTTTTGTTAAGCCAGTGCCACCTAAG GCTGAACTAAGAAGGGAGTCAGGCATGGATGAGGATTTACCTGCTGTTTTATTGATGGGAGGAGGGGAAGGAATGGGCCCTATCGAAGCTACTGCCAGGGCACTTGGTGATACATTGTTCAATGAGAATCTTGGAGAACCCTTAGGTCAGATCCTTGTAATCTGTGGTCGAAACAAAAAACTTGCCAACAGATTGCAGTCGATTGACTGGAAGATTCCTGTTCAG GTAAAAGGTTTTGTTACTAAGATGGAAGAATGCATGGGTGCTTGTGACTGCATAATAACCAAA GCAGGACCAGGAACTATCGCAGAAGCCATGATCCGTGGTCTCCCTATTATTCTAAATGACTATATTGCAGGGCAG GAAGCTGGCAATGTTCCTTATGTTGTGGACAATGGATGTGGAAAGTTCTCAAAATCACCAAAAGAGATAGCAAACATTGTTGCACAGTGGTTTGGTCCAAAATCTGACGAGCTAAGAGCCATGTCTCAAAATGCTCTGAAATTAGCACGCCCAGAAGCGGTTTTTAAGATTGTTCATGATCTTCATGAGTTGGTGAGACAAAGAACTCTGGTGCCTCAGTACTCTTGTTCCACCTGA
- the LOC103992284 gene encoding serine carboxypeptidase II-2, whose product MGRMEKAKCSLPFLLALLLLASTLEVGGASAFERKEKDRVLRLPGQSFNVSFAHYSGYVTVDDDPGRALFYWFFEAVEDPASKPLVLWLNGGPGCSSIAYGLAEELGPFHINADGKSLYLNPYTWNQVANILFLDSPVGVGFSYSNNSQDVLTNGDKRTAKDSLTFLKKWFKRFPQYKGREFYITGESYAGHYVPQLAQAIVRSQKLTGEKSINLKGYMVGNALTDDFHDHYGVFHFMWTAGLISDQTYKLLNVFCDFQSFVHTSSECERILDIADKELGNIDPYSIFTPSCPGSVTFPKNKLLKRRHSVGSIGEKYDPCTEQHSTVYFNLPEVQKALHINPAFAPSKWETCSDVVNENWKDSARSVLHIYHELIGYGLRIWMFSGDTDAVIPVTSTRYNIDSLKLPTVTPWHPWYDDGQVGGWTQVYKGLTFVTVRGAGHEVPLHQPKLALVLFKSFLSGSSMPTFTGLDDS is encoded by the exons ATGGGAAGGATGGAGAAAGCAAAGTGTTCCCTACCCTTTCTCCTCGCTCTCCTCTTGTTAGCCTCGACTTTGGAGGTCGGCGGAGCTTCTGCGTTCGAGCGGAAGGAGAAGGACCGGGTGCTTCGCCTGCCCGGGCAATCCTTCAACGTTAGCTTCGCCCATTACTCCGGCTATGTGACCGTCGACGATGATCCCGGAAGGGCTCTCTTTTACTGGTTCTTTGAGGCCGTCGAGGACCCCGCCTCCAAGCCCCTTGTTCTTTGGCTCAATGGAG GCCCCGGTTGTTCTTCTATTGCATATGGGTTGGCCGAGGAACTGGGGCCTTTTCACATCAATGCAGATGGGAAGAGTCTCTATCTGAACCCTTATACTTGGAACCAAG TGGCGAACATATTGTTTTTGGATTCCCCCGTTGGCGTTGGCTTTTCCTATTCAAACAATTCTCAAGATGTGTTGACCAATGGAGATAAAAGGACTG CAAAGGATTCCTTGACATTCTTGAAGAAGTGGTTCAAGCGTTTTCCCCAATATAAGGGACGGGAATTTTATATAACCGGAGAAAGTTATGCAG GGCATTATGTACCACAGTTGGCACAAGCTATTGTACGGTCACAAAAATTGACAGGAGAAAAATCAATCAACCTGAAGGGTTATATG GTGGGAAATGCTCTGACTGATGATTTTCATGACCATTATGGAGTTTTCCATTTCATGTGGACAGCTGGCTTGATTTCAGATCAGACATACAAGCTGCTAAATGTCTTCTGTGACTTCCAGTCATTTGTACATACATCATCTGAATGTGAAAGGATTCTTGACATTGCTGACAAGGAACTTGGGAATATTGATCCATACAGTATCTTCACTCCTTCCTGTCCTGGAAGTGTCACCTTCCCGAAGAataaattactgaaaagaagGCAT TCAGTTGGAAGCATAGGTGAAAAGTATGATCCGTGCACTGAGCAGCATTCTACTGTTTATTTTAATTTGCCTGAGGTTCAAAAGGCTCTCCACATCAATCCAGCCTTTGCACCATCTAAGTGGGAAACTTGCAG TGATGTTGTGAATGAAAACTGGAAGGACTCTGCAAGGTCGGTATTACATATTTATCATGAGCTTATAGGCTATGGGCTTCGCATCTGGATGTTCAG CGGTGACACAGATGCTGTGATTCCAGTTACTTCAACACGGTATAATATTGATTCTCTTAAGCTTCCTACGGTGACTCCATGGCATCCTTGGTATGATGATGGCCAG GTTGGCGGATGGACTCAAGTATACAAAGGGCTCACATTTGTGACCGTGAGGGGAGCCGGTCATGAGGTTCCCCTGCATCAACCAAAATTGGCTCTAGTTCTCTTCAAGTCTTTTCTATCTGGGAGTTCAATGCCAACTTTTACCGGGCTTGATGATTCATAA
- the LOC103992283 gene encoding AUGMIN subunit 8-like isoform X2: MLLKSAQREDTLRLPLVLSENNAMPIITSKPRAREVSSRYGAGMSSTTISNPSTPRRCSSPTASRTSPVRATSQTKRAQSAERRRPIASSPRFSTPTTPSSRPSTPSHPSSTLATPIRDTVTETHDKTRRLLSSKTPDGLWPSMRSLSSSFQSESVSVPDSKTEKVVAGSSSDHTVKPSANGAPERKRTPLRGRNTTENSCPMDNLNARVIDQHRWPGMLGRRVSANALARKVIPTDKISISASLSVPSRGVSPKRTTTYDSAARDFQQPLTEAARRPYPDGSGRMKQDAKLDVNTSSQLPERSSLVAWMSTTHSTPIKASQRSSSPSRILSLSLNTSRGMQSPSRTRLPTSISSSGNGASQACAVSSVLNYAVEVQKGKKNASHIEAAHQLRLLHNAVLQWQFVNAQADDTVSIQKNRAEILYSASNTISKLRDFIIRKRNEVEHLRRQMKLVMILRNQVAYLDCWTQLEREYDSSLSESIEVFKASTLYLPVSRGARADVFSVKNAVSSAVDAMQAMGLSVCYLLSKVKNTQSMISELSVVSAKEMAMLAECRELLASVATMQVQESSLRTYLLQLRHDGYKMK; encoded by the exons ATGCTTCTGAAGTCAGCTCAAAGAGAAGATACTTTGAGGCTGCCGCTGGTTCTTTCTGAGAACAATGCAATGCCTATCATCACCAGCAAACCCCGGGCGAGAGAAGTTTCTTCTAGGTACGGTGCAGGGATGTCATCAACTACAATTTCCAACCCCAGTACTCCGAGACGATGCTCATCTCCAACTGCCAGTCGCACATCCCCTGTGCGGGCGACATCGCAAACGAAGCGAGCCCAATCAGCAGAGAGGAGAAGACCAATTGCCTCATCACCGAGGTTTTCAACACCCACAACCCCATCTTCTAGGCCTTCCACACCCTCTCATCCATCTTCAACTTTGGCAACACCCATTCGTGATACAGTGACAGAGACGCATGACAAAACCAGGCGGTTGCTCAGCAGCAAAACCCCTGATGGGTTGTGGCCTTCGATGCGTAGCCTGTCATCTTCATTTCAATCCGAGTCTGTATCAGTGCCTGATAGTAAGACGGAAAAAGTAGTTGCAGGTTCTTCCTCAGATCATACGGTAAAGCCTTCAGCCAACGGGGCACCAGAGAGGAAAAGGACCCCTTTGAGAGGGAGGAACACTACTGAGAACTCTTGTCCAATGGATAACTTGAATGCTAGGGTCATTGATCAACACCGGTGGCCTGGTATGCTGGGCAGGAGGGTGTCTGCAAATGCCTTGGCAAGAAAAGTGATACCAACAGACAAGATTAGCATATCTGCTTCTTTATCAGTTCCATCAAGAGGGGTTTCACCAAAGAGAACCACAACATATGATAGTGCAGCTAGAGATTTCCAGCAACCATTAACTGAGGCAGCCAGACGACCATATCCTGATGGAAGTGGAAGGATGAAGCAAGATGCAAAATTAGATGTAAATACTTCTTCACAACTTCCAGAGAGATCTTCCTTAGTAGCATGGATGAGTACCACTCATTCAACACCAATCAAAGCTTCACAACGCTCTTCATCACCAAGTAGGATTTTGTCATTGTCATTAAATACTTCCAGGGGCATGCAGAGTCCATCACGAACAAGACTGCCGACTTCTATTTCATCATCTGGCAATGGAGCTTCTCAAGCATGTGCTGTATCCTCTGTCCTTAATTATGCTGTAGAAGTTCAAAAGGGAAAGAAGAATGCGAGTCATATTGAAGCTGCCCATCAGCTGAGGTTGCTTCATAATGCAGTCTTGCAATGGCAATTTGTCAATGCTCAAGCCGATGACACTGTTTCCATTCAGAAAAATAGGGCAGAG ATTCTCTATTCTGCATCGAATACTATTTCAAAGTTGCGTGATTTCATTATTAGGAAAAGGAATGAAGTGGAGCATTTGAGACGACAGATGAAGTTGGTCATGATTTTGAGAAACCAA GTGGCATACCTTGACTGTTGGACACAATTGGAAAGAGAATATGATAGCTCCTTATCAGAATCAATTGAAGTTTTTAAGGCAAGCACACTATACCTTCCAGTGTCAAGAGGTGCAAGG GCAGATGTATTTTCTGTGAAGAATGCTGTTAGTTCAGCAGTTGATGCTATGCAAGCCATGGGTTTATCGGTTTGTTATTTGCTATCTAAG GTAAAGAATACACAGTCAATGATTTCTGAGCTTTCAGTTGTTTCCGCAAAAGAAATGGCTATGCTAGCTGAGTGTAGAGAAT